The Dermochelys coriacea isolate rDerCor1 chromosome 7, rDerCor1.pri.v4, whole genome shotgun sequence genome window below encodes:
- the B3GAT3 gene encoding galactosylgalactosylxylosylprotein 3-beta-glucuronosyltransferase 3 isoform X5: MKVKLKNVFVIYFLVSVIGLMYALLQLGECWPERNSCGAGAELRAGQPCDCSQHLRSASDLIHGKDKKISQLLSEVKRLQARGRGPELEGQALPIIYAITPTYARLVQKAELVRISQTFLHVKNFHWIVVEDSPVKTQLVSELLAQSGLRFTHLHTETPKEHKRKESDPNWLKPRGVEQRNLALQWLRENRELSEEGVVYFADDDNTYSLRLFDEIRSTKRVSVWPVGLVGGLRFERPLVEKGRVVGFYTAWKPNRPFPMDMAGFAIALQLLLANREARFDLLAERGYLESSLLQSLVSIEELEPRADNCTKVRRGLGARTPGFYPWCWERSGSSGLGQEVRTPGFYSGLGVGNVKFCLLAGWSQVSSVPQLW, from the exons ATGAAGGTGAAGCTGAAGAATGTGTTTGTCATTTACTTCCTAGTGTCGGTGATTGGGCTCATGTATGCGTTGCTGCAGCTGGGTGAGTGCTGGCCTGAGCGCAACAGCTGTGGTGCTGGGGCTGAACTCAGAGCAG ggcagccctGTGACTGCTCCCAACACCTGAGATCGGCCAGTGACCTCATTCATGGCAAGGACAAGAAGATCTCCCAGCTGCTGAGTGAGGTGAAGCGGCTGCAGGCACGAGGAAGGGGCCCAGAGCTGGAGGGACAGGCACTGCCCATCATCTATGCCATCACACCTACCTATGCCAG GCTGGTGCAGAAGGCTGAGCTGGTGCGCATCTCGCAGACCTTCCTGCACGTGAAGAACTTCCACTGGATCGTGGTAGAGGACTCCCCAGTGAAGACCCAGCTGGTGTCGGAGTTGCTGGCCCAGAGCGGCCTGCGCTTCACCCACCTGCACACGGAGACGCCCAAGGAGCACAAGCGCAAGGAGAGCGACCCCAACTGGCTGAAGCCCCGTGGTGTGGAGCAGCGTAACCTGGCCCTGCAGTGGCTGCGGGAGAACCGGGAGCTCAGTGAGGAGGGTGTGGTCTACTTTGCCGATGACGATAACACCTACAGCCTGCGCCTCTTTGATGAG ATCCGCTCCACCAAGCGTGTCTCAGTTTGGCCTGTGGGGCTGGTGGGTGGCCTGCGCTTTGAGCGCCCCCTGGTGGAGAAGGGCAGGGTGGTGGGCTTCTACACAGCCTGGAAGCCCAACCGGCCCTTCCCCATGGACATGGCCGGCTTCGCTATTGCTCTGCAGCTGCTACTGGCGAATCGGGAGGCCCGGTTTGACTTGCTGGCTGAGCGTGGCTACCTGGAGAGCAGCCTGCTGCAGTCACTGGTCTCCATTGAAGAGTTGGAGCCCCGAGCTGACAACTGCACTAaggtgaggagggggctgggagccaggactcccgggTTTTATCCGTGGTGTTGGGAGCGCAGTGGGTCGAGTGGGTTAGGGCAggaggtcaggactcctgggttctattccgggctgggagtggggaatgTGAAATTTTGCCTCTTAGCAGGATGGTCCCAGGTGTCTTCAGTCCCCCAGCTATGGTga